From Rhodovastum atsumiense, a single genomic window includes:
- the ybaK gene encoding Cys-tRNA(Pro) deacylase — MSKSTRATQALSKAGVAFTLHSYDYDPAAERVGLQAAEALGEAPHRVLKTLMAEVDGKPVCVIVPSDHEVSMKKLAAAFGGKTAQMLRPADAERLTGYHVGGISPFGQKKKVPTAIEAAAMAEPQVFINGGQRGLQVHLDPNEARRALDAIVASLIV, encoded by the coding sequence ATGTCGAAAAGCACCCGTGCCACCCAGGCCCTCAGCAAGGCGGGCGTTGCCTTCACCCTCCATAGCTATGACTACGATCCCGCTGCCGAGCGCGTCGGCCTGCAGGCGGCCGAGGCGCTCGGCGAGGCGCCACATCGGGTCCTGAAGACGCTGATGGCCGAGGTGGACGGCAAGCCGGTCTGCGTGATCGTGCCTTCCGATCACGAGGTCAGCATGAAGAAGCTGGCCGCTGCCTTCGGCGGCAAGACGGCGCAGATGCTGCGCCCGGCCGACGCGGAACGGTTGACCGGCTACCATGTCGGGGGAATCAGCCCGTTCGGGCAGAAGAAGAAGGTTCCCACGGCCATCGAAGCCGCGGCCATGGCCGAGCCGCAGGTCTTCATCAATGGCGGCCAGCGGGGATTGCAGGTCCACCTCGATCCGAACGAGGCGCGCCGGGCGCTCGATGCGATCGTGGCGTCGCTGATCGTCTGA
- a CDS encoding cupin domain-containing protein, with the protein MDRQVESVTILHQDHVPAEQLGSGRERRIIHTAGLMTVVIDFQGGPWAEPDPMHTHPHEQITYVASGEILFISAGAQPVRLKAGDLFAVPPGIPHGIQLLSASARLVDSFTPIREDFLKP; encoded by the coding sequence GTGGACAGGCAAGTCGAGAGCGTGACTATTCTGCACCAGGATCATGTTCCGGCGGAACAACTGGGCAGCGGCCGCGAGCGGCGCATCATCCACACGGCCGGCCTGATGACGGTCGTGATCGACTTCCAGGGCGGCCCCTGGGCCGAGCCCGACCCGATGCACACCCATCCGCACGAGCAGATCACCTACGTGGCCAGCGGCGAGATCCTGTTCATCTCCGCGGGCGCGCAGCCGGTGCGGCTCAAGGCCGGCGATCTGTTTGCCGTTCCCCCCGGCATTCCGCACGGGATCCAGCTCCTGTCCGCCTCGGCACGGCTGGTCGACAGCTTCACCCCGATCCGGGAGGATTTCCTGAAACCCTGA
- the uxaC gene encoding glucuronate isomerase has product MFITEDFLLDTGWSRKLYHEIAADLPIIDYHAHLPPADIAGRKTFRNIAELWLGRGNAGDHYKWRLMRASGVPERLITGDADDRDRFLAFCRVLPLAAGNPILHWSHLELKRIFGINTVINAETGPRLWDEVNEQLAGMDTWSFLTQARVEVSCTTDDPADDLAAHAALARSDLSTRVLPAYRPDKAMRIDADAFPAYLEQLGRTANVGIDSFASLVRALTARIDFFHDHGARASDHAVDVPLPTTIPDDATVERLFARRLAGETLTAEERSGYVAALLLHLGRAYARKGWTMCLHIGALRNTNSRGLAVRGPDTGYDAIAEMTIAAPLARLLDALDSENLLPKTMLFCLNPTMNAMLSVLTGCFQDGSVAGKLQFGPAWWFNDHKDGNLEQMRVLASHGVLGTFVGMVTDSRSFASFPRHDYFRRLLCRLLGRWVEDGEYPADLDALATIVRGVSHGNAKSYFGL; this is encoded by the coding sequence ATGTTCATCACGGAAGACTTCCTGCTCGACACGGGATGGTCGCGGAAGCTGTACCATGAGATCGCCGCCGACCTGCCGATCATCGATTACCACGCGCACCTGCCGCCGGCCGACATCGCCGGCCGCAAGACCTTTCGCAATATCGCCGAACTCTGGCTCGGCCGCGGCAATGCCGGCGACCATTACAAGTGGCGCCTCATGCGCGCGAGCGGCGTTCCCGAACGCCTGATCACCGGCGACGCCGATGATCGCGACCGCTTCCTCGCCTTCTGTCGCGTGCTGCCGCTTGCTGCGGGCAATCCGATTCTCCATTGGAGCCATCTCGAGCTGAAGCGCATCTTCGGCATCAATACCGTGATCAACGCTGAAACCGGTCCCCGCCTGTGGGACGAGGTGAACGAGCAGCTCGCGGGCATGGATACCTGGTCGTTTCTGACCCAGGCGCGCGTCGAGGTGTCCTGCACGACCGACGATCCCGCCGACGACCTCGCCGCGCATGCGGCGCTCGCGCGTTCGGATCTGTCCACGCGGGTGCTGCCGGCGTACCGGCCCGACAAGGCGATGCGCATCGATGCGGATGCGTTCCCGGCCTATCTCGAACAGCTCGGCCGCACCGCCAATGTCGGCATCGACAGCTTCGCGAGCCTGGTGCGCGCGCTGACCGCACGGATCGATTTCTTCCACGACCATGGCGCCCGCGCGAGCGACCATGCGGTCGATGTTCCCCTCCCCACCACCATCCCCGACGACGCGACCGTGGAGCGGCTGTTCGCCCGCCGCCTCGCCGGCGAGACGCTGACCGCGGAGGAACGCAGCGGCTACGTGGCGGCGCTGCTGCTGCATCTCGGCCGCGCCTATGCCCGCAAGGGCTGGACGATGTGCCTGCACATCGGCGCGCTGCGCAACACCAACAGCCGTGGCCTCGCCGTCCGCGGACCCGACACCGGCTATGACGCGATCGCCGAGATGACGATCGCCGCCCCGCTGGCGCGGCTGCTCGATGCCCTCGACAGCGAAAACCTGCTGCCGAAGACCATGCTGTTCTGCCTCAACCCCACCATGAACGCGATGCTGTCGGTGCTGACCGGCTGCTTCCAGGACGGCTCGGTGGCGGGCAAGCTGCAGTTCGGCCCGGCCTGGTGGTTCAACGACCACAAGGACGGCAATCTCGAGCAGATGCGTGTGCTCGCCAGCCACGGCGTGCTCGGCACCTTCGTCGGCATGGTCACCGATTCCCGCAGCTTCGCCTCCTTCCCGCGCCACGACTATTTCCGGCGCCTGCTCTGCCGGCTGCTCGGGCGCTGGGTCGAGGATGGCGAGTACCCGGCTGATCTCGATGCCCTGGCGACGATCGTGCGCGGCGTCTCCCACGGCAACGCCAAGAGCTACTTCGGGCTGTAA
- a CDS encoding TRAP transporter substrate-binding protein, with amino-acid sequence MTAVAGAFALGASQLQAREFRSADVQPADYPTVKAVQFMSDQLKKATDGKYSIKVFANSQLGSEKDTIEQVKLGAIDFLRVNSGTINTICPAMMLPVLPFVFRDTAHMHAVLDGPIGDELLADCTSHGMVGLAFYDSGSRSFYTKVPIRSMADLKGQKIRVQQSDVWVSMMRMLGANATPMPTGEVYTGLKTGLIDGAENNWPTYQSSHQYEVAKYYTLTEHSMAPEVLLMSQRLYKSFTPAEQQAVRQAAKDSVPYMRKLWQEMETSSREIVEKSGVQVATIDKAPFQAAMKPVYDQFVTDPKLKALLVRIQETK; translated from the coding sequence ATGACGGCGGTCGCCGGCGCGTTCGCGCTCGGCGCGTCGCAGCTGCAGGCGCGTGAGTTCCGCTCGGCCGACGTGCAGCCGGCGGACTATCCCACGGTCAAAGCCGTGCAGTTCATGAGCGACCAGCTCAAGAAGGCCACCGACGGCAAGTACTCGATCAAGGTCTTCGCCAACTCCCAGCTCGGCAGCGAGAAGGACACGATCGAGCAGGTCAAGCTCGGCGCGATCGACTTCCTGCGCGTCAATTCCGGCACGATCAACACGATCTGCCCGGCCATGATGCTGCCGGTGCTGCCCTTCGTGTTCCGCGACACCGCGCACATGCACGCCGTGCTCGACGGCCCGATCGGCGATGAGCTTCTCGCCGACTGCACCAGCCACGGGATGGTCGGGCTGGCCTTCTATGACTCCGGCTCGCGCTCCTTCTACACCAAGGTGCCGATCCGCAGCATGGCCGACCTGAAGGGCCAGAAGATCCGCGTCCAGCAATCCGACGTGTGGGTCTCCATGATGCGGATGCTCGGGGCCAACGCCACGCCGATGCCGACCGGCGAGGTCTATACCGGCCTGAAGACCGGCCTGATCGACGGCGCCGAGAACAACTGGCCGACCTACCAGTCCTCGCACCAGTACGAGGTGGCGAAGTACTACACGCTCACCGAGCACTCGATGGCGCCCGAGGTGCTGCTGATGTCCCAGCGCCTCTACAAGAGCTTCACGCCGGCCGAGCAGCAGGCCGTCCGCCAGGCCGCCAAGGACTCCGTCCCCTACATGCGCAAGCTCTGGCAGGAGATGGAAACCTCGTCGCGGGAGATCGTCGAGAAATCCGGCGTGCAGGTCGCGACCATCGACAAGGCCCCGTTCCAGGCGGCGATGAAGCCGGTCTACGACCAGTTCGTCACCGACCCGAAGCTGAAGGCGCTGCTGGTCCGCATCCAGGAAACGAAATGA
- a CDS encoding TRAP transporter small permease, whose product MDAHSPALPSSKTPTTAVAPGFLSLYFGFHAVLARICLKISVLGLLVILAAVLIQIFGRYVLNDSPAWTEILALVLVLYVTCLAAAVGVRDGRHIGMESLLIYAPESVRKWAEIVVYAGMIVFGLAMSYGGSVLSFEMMEYLNPGLPISQAWSYVPLAVGGVLIALFAIERIVARLLNLEVVPSWH is encoded by the coding sequence TTGGACGCGCATTCGCCGGCCTTGCCTTCGTCAAAGACCCCGACCACGGCCGTTGCCCCGGGGTTTCTCTCGCTCTATTTCGGCTTCCACGCCGTCCTCGCCCGGATCTGCCTGAAGATCTCGGTGTTGGGCCTGCTCGTCATCCTGGCAGCCGTGCTCATCCAGATCTTCGGGCGCTACGTGCTGAATGACTCGCCGGCCTGGACGGAAATCCTGGCGCTGGTGCTGGTGCTCTACGTCACCTGCCTCGCCGCCGCCGTCGGCGTGCGCGACGGTCGCCATATCGGCATGGAATCGCTGCTCATCTACGCCCCGGAGTCGGTGCGGAAATGGGCGGAGATCGTGGTCTACGCCGGCATGATCGTCTTCGGCCTGGCCATGAGCTACGGCGGCTCGGTGCTGAGCTTCGAGATGATGGAGTACCTCAACCCCGGCCTGCCGATCTCACAGGCATGGAGCTACGTGCCCCTCGCCGTGGGGGGCGTGCTCATCGCGCTCTTCGCCATCGAACGGATCGTCGCGCGCCTGCTCAATCTGGAAGTCGTTCCGTCATGGCACTGA
- a CDS encoding TRAP transporter large permease: protein MALTLLCVTFVLGLLLGMPVVFAIGLSSLVTVFYEGLPIAVVFQRMAAGMNVFAFLTIPFFIFTGELMMYGGIADRIIRASKAMVGHVRGGLGMTNVVACTMFGGVSGSPVADVSAMGSALIPLMKREGIEADYAVNVTTYSSLVGALMPTSHNMIIYSLAAGGTVSMSSLIMAGAVPAAMLTVANIVAAYMVAVARRYPSGQFPGWEEVWRSLATALPGLFIMVIIVGGILSGVFTAAEAGAVAVAYALLLTIFVYRSLTVEAFLKAAAKAAKTTGVVLLLVGISTMFGYLMSLYGVAEMAGDALSSISTTPWVIFLLVNLALFIFGIFLDMAAHILVCTPIFLPIVMHYGMSPVQFGIIVLLNCTIGLNTPPVGAAFYLGCAIGEVSVGKVVRSIWPFMLALWVTLLIVTLVPETSMFVHDLLQ from the coding sequence ATGGCACTGACACTTCTCTGCGTCACCTTCGTGCTCGGGCTGCTGCTCGGCATGCCGGTGGTCTTCGCCATTGGTCTTTCCTCCCTCGTCACCGTCTTCTACGAGGGCCTGCCGATCGCCGTCGTGTTCCAGCGCATGGCCGCCGGCATGAACGTCTTCGCCTTCCTCACCATTCCCTTCTTCATCTTCACCGGCGAGCTGATGATGTATGGCGGCATCGCCGACCGCATCATCCGCGCCTCGAAGGCGATGGTCGGGCATGTGCGGGGCGGCCTGGGCATGACCAACGTGGTGGCCTGCACCATGTTCGGCGGCGTGTCCGGCTCGCCGGTGGCGGACGTCTCGGCGATGGGCTCGGCGCTGATCCCGCTGATGAAGCGCGAAGGCATCGAGGCCGACTACGCCGTCAACGTCACCACCTATTCCTCGCTGGTGGGCGCGCTGATGCCGACCAGCCACAACATGATCATCTACTCGCTCGCCGCCGGCGGCACGGTGTCGATGAGCTCGCTGATCATGGCGGGCGCGGTGCCGGCGGCGATGCTGACGGTCGCCAACATCGTCGCCGCCTACATGGTGGCGGTCGCGCGCCGCTACCCGAGCGGCCAGTTCCCCGGCTGGGAAGAAGTCTGGCGCAGCCTCGCGACCGCGCTGCCCGGCCTGTTCATCATGGTGATCATCGTCGGCGGCATCCTCTCGGGCGTCTTCACCGCGGCGGAAGCCGGCGCGGTGGCGGTGGCCTATGCCCTGCTGCTGACCATCTTCGTCTACCGCAGCCTGACCGTGGAAGCCTTCCTCAAGGCCGCGGCGAAGGCGGCCAAGACGACCGGCGTGGTGCTGCTGCTGGTCGGCATCTCCACCATGTTCGGCTACCTGATGAGCCTCTACGGCGTCGCGGAAATGGCCGGTGATGCGCTGAGCAGCATCAGCACCACGCCCTGGGTGATCTTCCTGCTGGTCAACCTGGCGCTGTTCATCTTCGGCATCTTCCTCGACATGGCCGCGCACATCCTGGTCTGCACCCCGATCTTCCTGCCGATCGTGATGCATTACGGCATGAGCCCGGTGCAGTTCGGCATCATCGTGCTGCTGAACTGCACCATCGGCCTGAACACGCCGCCGGTGGGCGCCGCCTTCTATCTCGGCTGCGCCATCGGCGAGGTCTCGGTCGGCAAGGTGGTCCGCTCGATCTGGCCGTTCATGCTGGCGCTCTGGGTCACCCTGCTGATCGTGACGCTGGTGCCGGAAACCTCGATGTTCGTGCACGACCTGCTGCAGTGA